In Streptomyces camelliae, the sequence GCGTCCTCGGGCAACCGGGAGACGACGTACGACGTGGTGCGCCGCACCGCCGAGCAGGTGTTCATCCCGCTGACGGTCGGCGGCGGCGTCCGTACGGCCGAGGACGTGGACAAGCTGCTGCGGGCGGGCGCCGACAAGGTGGGCGTGAACACCGCCGCGATCGCCCGGCCCGACCTGATCCGGGAGATCGCCGAGCGGTTCGGCCGCCAGGTCCTGGTGCTGTCGGTCGACGCCCGCCGCACCGAGTCGGGGTCCTTCGAGGTCACCACCCACGGCGGCCGCAAGGGCACCGGCATCGACGCCGTCGAGTGGGCGCACCGGGCCGCCGAGCTGGGCGCCGGCGAGATCCTGCTGAACTCCATGGACGCCGACGGCACCAAGGACGGCTACGACCTGGAGATGATCGCCGCTGTCCGCAAGCACGTCACGGTCCCGGTCATCGCCTCGGGCGGCGCCGGCAAGCTGGCCGACTTCCCGCCGGCCGTCGCGGCGGGCGCGGACGCGGTCCTGGCGGCCTCGGTGTTCCACTTCGGGGATCTGCGGATCGGCGAGGTGAAGCGGGCGCTGAGGGAGGCGGGGCATCCCGTGCGCTAGTTCGATAGATCACCCCTGGTAGCGAATGTGGTAGTGATCATGGTGGCGGTCCCTCTAGGGTGCTCATATGCCTGGAATCACGATCGAGTTCACCGAGGAAGAGCTGGCCGAACTGCGCGCGGAGGCCAAGGAGCAGGGCGTCGCGATCAAGAGGCTGGCGCACGACATACTGACCGAGGATGTCGTGCGGCGGCGGCAGAAGCAGCGGTTCGTCGAGGGGGCCACGAAGAAGGCTCGCGAGATCATGGCCGACTTCGAGGAGCGATTCCCGGTGGGGCTCCGGTGACGCTCTACGTGGACGCCGGGTGGATCCTCAACATCCAAGTCAACGTCTCCCCGGCGAATACGCCGATCCGCGACTGGGGTGCCCTCCACTGCATGGTCGAGCGGCACAAGTACGAGCGCGTTGCAGGCGAGCCGTACTACGAGGAGGTGCCCTCGCGGGCCGCGACGTTCCTGCACACCGCCTTGAGGCTGAGGCCGTTCAGCGACTACAACGCATCGATCGGCGTGGCGTGTGCCTGGGAGTACATGGAGCAGTCCGACATGCCGTTCGAGCTGCCGTACGGTGAAATGGCGAAACTCGTCGCAGACATCCGCAGCGACGAAGCCGACCTGGCCGAGGTCGCCCGACTGCTGCGCGAGTGGGCCGCCTGACCCGGTGACCGACTCCGGCACAGCCGTCTCCCGGGCGGGGACGACGCCCGCGCTCCCCGCCCACCGCGACGGCAACATCCGCCGCTGGCTCACCGCCTACACCTCCTCGATGCTGGGCGACAACATCTACTACCTCGCCCTGTCCTGGGCCGCCGTCCGCTCCGGGACCCCGGCGCAGGCCGGGCTCGTGATGTCGGCGAGCGCGCTGCCCCGGGCCGTCCTGATGCTGGGCGGGGGAGTGGTCGCCGACCGGTTCGGGCCGCGCCGGGTCGTCATCGGCAGCGACGCCGTCCGCTGCGCGGCCGTCCTCGCCGTGGCCGCCCTGCTCTCCCTCACCCGCCCCGGACTGTGGCTCCTCACCGTGCTGGCACTGGTCTTCGGGGCGGTCGACGCCGTCTTCGTGCCCGCCGTGGGCGCGCTTCCGCGCCGGCTCACCGGCAAGGACCAGCTCGGCCGCGTCCAGGGCATGCGCGGCCTCGCCATCCGTTTCGCCGCCGTCGTGGGCGCCCCGCTCGGCGGGCTCGGCGTGGCCTTCGGCGGCGCCCCGGCCGCCTTCGCCCTCGCCGGACTGCTCATCGCCGTGTCCGTGCCGCTGCTGGTCTCCGTACGGGTACGGGACCTGCCGCCGGACGACGCGCCCAAGGCACCCGGAAGCGCGTGGAGCGACCTGAAGGCCGGCCTGCGCCACATCCGCGGCCACCGCGTCCTCGCCCCGCTGATGCTCGCCATCGCCCTCGGCGACCTGGGGTTCGTGGGACCGCTGAACGTCGGACTGACCCTGCTCGCCGACCGGCGCGGCTGGGGTGC encodes:
- the hisF gene encoding imidazole glycerol phosphate synthase subunit HisF, translating into MTLAVRVIPCLDVDNGRVVKGVNFQNLRDAGDPVEMAKVYDAEGADELTFLDITASSGNRETTYDVVRRTAEQVFIPLTVGGGVRTAEDVDKLLRAGADKVGVNTAAIARPDLIREIAERFGRQVLVLSVDARRTESGSFEVTTHGGRKGTGIDAVEWAHRAAELGAGEILLNSMDADGTKDGYDLEMIAAVRKHVTVPVIASGGAGKLADFPPAVAAGADAVLAASVFHFGDLRIGEVKRALREAGHPVR
- a CDS encoding MFS transporter produces the protein MTDSGTAVSRAGTTPALPAHRDGNIRRWLTAYTSSMLGDNIYYLALSWAAVRSGTPAQAGLVMSASALPRAVLMLGGGVVADRFGPRRVVIGSDAVRCAAVLAVAALLSLTRPGLWLLTVLALVFGAVDAVFVPAVGALPRRLTGKDQLGRVQGMRGLAIRFAAVVGAPLGGLGVAFGGAPAAFALAGLLIAVSVPLLVSVRVRDLPPDDAPKAPGSAWSDLKAGLRHIRGHRVLAPLMLAIALGDLGFVGPLNVGLTLLADRRGWGASGMGWVLAGFGVGAGAASLLLAVRGRLPRAGLVAGCTIAVGSVAVGALAYTPTLVAAVDTALLVGLLTGLSGAMCGALLQTQADSAYLGRVTAVSSLVSLGLTPLSMPFAAAAIGAWGLRPVYVVSAAVCGLGGVVALAVPALRTAELPR